The Geoalkalibacter subterraneus genome contains the following window.
TGACGCATGAAGCGATGACCCGCGCCTGTGCTCAACGCCTCGGCGGGAAATTTGAGGCGTAATGCTGTCCGAATGACCCCAGAGACATCTGCCCCAGGGTGGGCGGAGCTTCTCACGTGCTGTTTCCCCTGATTCAGGGCGTACCTACCCCTTCGCCTGCGGCGATAGGTGTGGTTGACCCTCTTTTATGTCAGCCGTAACTGGAAAGGGGCAGCAATCTGCTCGCGGATCCACGCCTGATTGAGCCACGGACTCGCTATCGTTTCGCGTACCAAGCGGATCAATCCCCGCACCCCGGTCTCCCGAATGATTCTGGCGATCTTTTCCGAATACCTCGCCATGATGTTGAACATGTGCCCCAATTGCATCAGATAATGGAAACCCTTCATCGCGTTCCAATCATGGCTAAAACAGTGCTCGTATTGGTAGCCGTGGTGCTTCTCTACCAGGAAGCCTGTTTCGACCCCCCAGCGCGAGCGTGCGCCCAGATTGCACCGCTCGTGGAGGTTCCATCGGTCGAGGGGCTCACTCGATAGCCAGAGGTGCCGGCTGGTCTTTTCCACCACGTCGCACCCCTGGTTGCCAATCTCTTGCCAGCTCTCCAGACATTCGACGACGTTTACGATCTCCCGCTTCCTGCCGTTCGCCCCGAAGCTGTACTCTATCCTGTTTGCCCATCTGAAACGCTGCTGCCTGCCGCCCCAGGTTTGAAAATGCCGGTTCTTCGGCTCAAGCCGTGCCAGGGCCTGAAATTCCTTCACCGTGCTCGGCAAGGCGTCGTCCTTCAGCACGATCATGTACTGCCATTTGTTCCGGCGGCACAGCTCCATGACTGGCCCGTTCGCATAGAGCCCGTCCAGCAACAACATGATCCGCAGCGCCGGAAACGCCTCTTTGAGCCTCGCAGCCAATCGATAAAAAGCTTTCAGCTCGCAGTCCTGCTTGCTCCTGTGCGAATCTCCTTGCGTATGGCACAGGAACTCGCTCATCAAGGGAATGCTCATCCCGCCGGAAAAGGCGAGATTCGCCTGCAGGACATAGACGTAGTACTGCGTCTGCTCCGCGCTCTGCCCTCTATTGAACGTGCGTTGCAGGCATTCTTCGTCCCAAAGCCAGCCGCGCGCCATCTTCTGCGTACCGTCTACCGCAACGGGATAGCAATTATTGACCAAGTATCGGGAAAACTTCTTGTTTCGTATCCACTTCCGGATCAATTCCAGCTGTACCGACGCGATCTGGTCCACCTCGATTTGTGACAATACCCTCTTGAGGGTGTCATGGTGGGGGGTCTCTTCGAGTTCGGGAAACAGGGCCTTCAGGTTCTCCCAGAGCATCGGACGGCTCATTTCCCTGGTCACCTCCCGCGAGGATGCCATCTGCAGCACGAACGACAGAATTCCCAACATCAGCAGCACGGATAGCTTGTGCTTGGTCTTCTTCGCGGTTCTCGGATCCGGTATCGCCGACAATCGCCTCAAAAGCACCGGCAACTGGCCGCGAAACACCTTGAGCTGCTCCCAGGCCGCCTCGTTGCGGGCAAGACCCTCCTCCTCCACGCTTTTATAGCCGCTCTTGCGGTTGGCGATCGTGGCGTGGGAGGCCCTCTTCAACCCCTCTTCTTCCTGCTTGCGTCCGAGTTCCTTCTGCGCGCGTTTTCTCTGCCTTGCCTTCGCCTTGATCTCTTCGCGGTTCGCACGGCGGCTCGCTTTGCCCATGGCGCCACCCCCTGCCTGCTACGAGCAAAGCGCGCCGCGGAAATCTCCCGCAAGCGGCTTCACGAAGATCTTCTTGGGGGTCGTGCTGTAGCTCTTTCCCCTGCGCGCCAGACCTTGGCCGGTCGTCATCCCCAGGTACTGCCAGTTCGCTGCCAGATAACAGGTCCCTGCATAAAGCTCAGGGTCCACGAACGTTTCCAACAGCAGCGGCCGATATCCCCAACGTTTGTGCCAATCGTCCCCGATGCGCCTTGCCGCCTTCCCTAAGGTGTGGCTTGCCAGGTTTTTCACCTGTACCCAGGGAAACACCAGAAAACGGCTGTTGTTGATGACGAACCCCAGGTTCCTCAGTCGCTCATCCTTGCTCCAGCCGATAAAGCGATCCCGCTCCTGCAACGACTTCGCCGCGCCGCAAAACAGCAGACACCCCAAAAGCCCCCTCTCGCTCTCGATGAAGTAGCGTTGGAAACAGCCGATGGGAGGCGTGTACCCCAGGTAGTGATAGCGGCTCACATACTCGTTCCATAGATCGGCCGCATCCTTGCTGTCCGCCCCTGCCAGCCGAACCGGTCCGATCTCTGCGACGCTGCCTTTTACCGCCGTGGTCGCCTCCGTTCTGCGCGTCGGCTTCGGCTGCTTCTTCAGCCCCGCTCCCGGGGCGATGGTCCGCTTCCGCGGAAGCTTCAGCAATCCCTGCTGTTCGAGCTTCTCCAGTAGCTTCAGGCAGGCATCCCTCTTCAAACTCCCCGAAGCGGTGCGCCAATCCAGGTGCTCACAAATGGTAAATGCCAGTTCGAATCGGCTCAATCCTGAACATGTCGAAACCGTTTCCTGAATCGCCTCCACTTCTTCAGGACCGATGGTTCTCCCGCAGTGAACCAGTTGCTTCCTCTCGTCTCTCATGGCGCAGCCTCCTGGGTGAAATCACAGTCATGCCACGCTACCTTAGCGAAAAGCCGAAGCGTTGTCTAGGGTTGTTTTGCGACAAAATATTTTAGAGTCCCCCCGGAGTAGCGCTGTTTATCGGCGTAGGGAATTTCATGCGTCAGCACTGTCCCGGACAGTGCTGACGCATGAAGCGATGACCCGCGCCTGTGCTCAACGCCTCGGCGGGAAATTTGAGGCGTAATGCTGTCCGAATGACCCCAGAGACATCTGCCCCAGGGTGGGCGGAGCTTCTCACGTGCTGTTTCCCCTGATTCAGGGCGTACCTACCCCTTCGCCTGCGGCGATAGGTGTGGTTGACCCTCTTTTATGTCAGCCGTAACTGGAAAGGGGCAGCAATCTGCTCGCGGATCCACGCCTGATTGAGCCACGGACTCGCTATCGTTTCGCGTACCAAGCGGATCAATCCCCGCACCCCGGTCTCCCGAATGATTCTGGCGATCTTTTCCGAATACCTCGCCATGATGTTGAACATGTGCCCCAATTGCATCAGATAATGGAAACCCTTCATCGCGTTCCAATCATGGCTAAAACAGTGCTCGTATTGGTAGCCGTGGTGCTTCTCTACCAGGAAGCCTGTTTCGACCCCCCAGCGCGAGCGTGCGCCCAGATTGCACCGCTCGTGGAGGTTCCATCGGTCGAGGGGCTCACTCGATAGCCAGAGGTGCCGGCTGGTCTTTTCCACCACGTCGCACCCCTGGTTGCCAATCTCTTGCCAGCTCTCCAGACATTCGACGACGTTTACGATCTCCCGCTTCCTGCCGTTCGCCCCGAAGCTGTACTCTATCCTGTTTGCCCATCTGAAACGCTGCTGCCTGCCGCCCCAGGTTTGAAAATGCCGGTTCTTCGGCTCAAGCCGTGCCAGGGCCTGAAATTCCTTCACCGTGCTCGGCAAGGCGTCGTCCTTCAGCACGATCATGTACTGCCATTTGTTCCGGCGGCACAGCTCCATGACTGGCCCGTTCGCATAGAGCCCGTCCAGCAACAACATGATCCGCAGCGCCGGAAACGCCTCTTTGAGCCTCGCAGCCAATCGATAAAAAGCTTTCAGCTCGCAGTCCTGCTTGCTCCTGTGCGAATCTCCTTGCGTATGGCACAGGAACTCGCTCATCAAGGGAATGCTCATCCCGCCGGAAAAGGCGAGATTCGCCTGCAGGACATAGACGTAGTACTGCGTCTGCTCCGCGCTCTGCCCTCTATTGAACGTGCGTTGCAGGCATTCTTCGTCCCAAAGCCAGCCGCGCGCCATCTTCTGCGTACCGTCTACCGCAACGGGATAGCAATTATTGACCAAGTATCGGGAAAACTTCTTGTTTCGTATCCACTTCCGGATCAATTCCAGCTGTACCGACGCGATCTGGTCCACCTCGATTTGTGACAATACCCTCTTGAGGGTGTCATGGTGGGGGGTCTCTTCGAGTTCGGGAAACAGGGCCTTCAGGTTCTCCCAGAGCATCGGACGGCTCATTTCCCTGGTCACCTCCCGCGAGGATGCCATCTGCAGCACGAACGACAGAATTCCCAACATCAGCAGCACGGATAGCTTGTGCTTGGTCTTCTTCGCGGTTCTCGGATCCGGTATCGCCGACAATCGCCTCAAAAGCACCGGCAACTGGCCGCGAAACACCTTGAGCTGCTCCCAGGCCGCCTCGTTGCGGGCAAGACCCTCCTCCTCCACGCTTTTATAGCCGCTCTTGCGGTTGGCGATCGTGGCGTGGGAGGCCCTCTTCAACCCCTCTTCTTCCTGCTTGCGTCCGAGTTCCTTCTGCGCGCGTTTTCTCTGCCTTGCCTTCGCCTTGATCTCTTCGCGGTTCGCACGGCGGCTCGCTTTGCCCATGGCGCCACCCCCTGCCTGCTACGAGCAAAGCGCGCCGCGGAAATCTCCCGCAAGCGGCTTCACGAAGATCTTCTTGGGGGTCGTGCTGTAGCTCTTTCCCCTGCGCGCCAGACCTTGGCCGGTCGTCATCCCCAGGTACTGCCAGTTCGCTGCCAGATAACAGGTCCCTGCATAAAGCTCAGGGTCCACGAACGTTTCCAACAGCAGCGGCCGATATCCCCAACGTTTGTGCCAATCGTCCCCGATGCGCCTTGCCGCCTTCCCTAAGGTGTGGCTTGCCAGGTTTTTCACCTGTACCCAGGGAAACACCAGAAAACGGCTGTTGTTGATGACGAACCCCAGGTTCCTCAGTCGCTCATCCTTGCTCCAGCCGATAAAGCGATCCCGCTCCTGCAACGACTTCGCCGCGCCGCAAAACAGCAGACACCCCAAAAGCCCCCTCTCGCTCTCGATGAAGTAGCGTTGGAAACAGCCGATGGGAGGCGTGTACCCCAGGTAGTGATAGCGGCTCACATACTCGTTCCATAGATCGGCCGCATCCTTGCTGTCCGCCCCTGCCAGCCGAACCGGTCCGATCTCTGCGACGCTGCCTTTTACCGCCGTGGTCGCCTCCGTTCTGCGCGTCGGCTTCGGCTGCTTCTTCAGCCCCGCTCCCGGGGCGATGGTCCGCTTCCGCGGAAGCTTCAGCAATCCCTGCTGTTCGAGCTTCTCCAGTAGCTTCAGGCAGGCATCCCTCTTCAAACTCCCCGAAGCGGTGCGCCAATCCAGGTGCTCACAAATGGTAAATGCCAGTTCGAATCGGCTCAATCCTGAACATGTCGAAACCGTTTCCTGAATCGCCTCCACTTCTTCAGGACCGATGGTTCTCCCGCAGTGAACCAGTTGCTTCCTCTCGTCTCTCATGGCGCAGCCTCCTGGGTGAAATCACAGTCATGCCACGCTACCTTAGCGAAAAGCCGAAGCGTTGTCTAGGGTTGTTTTGCGACAAAATATTTTAGAGTCCCCCCGGAGTAGCGCTGTTTATCGGCGTAGGGAATTTCATGCGTCAGCACTGCCTTTTACTGAACCACAGGATAGTCGTCTTCAGTGCCACAATACGTCACATTGGCGCCGGAAAGGATTCTGATCAAGGCAAATAGCCATGTTATCCCCCCTCCCACCCCCCCCCGCTGGGGGGGGCTGAATGGTCAGCGGAAATTACAACCGTTTTTCTACTTCGGCCACCCGCCGGATCACTCCGATCACGCTGTCAGGATTCAGCGAAATTGAATCGATCCCCTCCTCAACCAGAAACGCGGCGAAATCGGGGTAGTCGCTTGGCGCCTGACCGCAGATGCCGATCTTGGTGCCGGTCTTGTTGGCGGCCCGGATCGCCTGGGCGATGGTTTTTTTCACGGCTTCATCACGCTCGTCGAACACCTCCTTGAGCACCGCGCTGTCGCGGTCGACGCCGAGAGTGAGCTGGGTCAGGTCGTTGGAACCGATGGAGAAGCCGTCGAAACGCTCGGCAAACTGCTCGGCCAGCACCACGTTGGAGGGGATCTCCACCATCACATAAACCTCGAGCCCCTTCTGCCCGCGCACCAGCCCCTCTTCGGCCATGACTTCAAGAACCCGGTCGGCCTCCTTGAGCGTGCGGCAGAAGGGAATCATCACAACCACGTTGCCAAGGCCGATCTTTTCGCGCACCCGCCTGATCGCGGCGCATTCGAGTGCAAATCCGGCGCGGTAATGTTCGCTGTAGTAGCGCGATGCGCCCCGGAAGCCGAGCATCGGGTTCTCTTCGGAAAACTCGAACTGGCGCCCGCCGATGAGATCGGCGTACTCATTGGTCTTGAAGTCGCTCATGCGCACAATGACCGGATCGGGATACTGGCTCGCCGCAATCATCGCGATCCCCTGGGCGAGCTGGTCGATGAAATACTCGCTCTTGTCGTCATAGTGACGGGTCAGCTCGCGAATCTGTCGTTTTGCGTCCTTGTCTTCCAGCTCATCGTATTTCAGCAATGCCATGGGATGAGCCTTGATCTGGTTGTTGATGATGAATTCCATCCGGGCCAGCCCGATCCCCCGGCAGGGCAGACGCCACCAGCGCGATGCCGCTGCAGGGCTTGCAATATTCATCATGATCTGAGTTTTGGTTTCAGGCAGATCGTCGAGGTTCACCTCCGTCTCCTCGTACTCGAGAATCCCTTCGTAGATCTTGCCCTGATCCCCCTCGGCGCACGACAGCGTCACCTCCTGCCCATCCTTGAGTTCGCCCGTGCCATGCTCAGTGCCGATGACCGCCGCGATCCCCAGCTCGCGGCTGACGATGGCGGCATGAGAGGTGCGGCCGCCATGATCGGTGATAATGCCGGCCGCTTTTTTCATGATCGGCACCCAGTCGGGGTCGGTCATCCCGGTGACCAGGATGTTGCCGTCCTCGAAGCGTTCAATTTCGCTTGCGCTCTTGATCACCTGCACTTTGCCCGCTGCGACCGACTCACCGATCGCCATGCCTGTGAGCAGTACCTCGCCCTTCTGTTTGAGGTGATAGCTTTTCAGGACGCCCGCTTCTTTGCGCGATTGCACCGTTTCAGGGCGTGCCTGAACGATGAACAGCTCTCCGCTGTCGCCGTCCTTGGCCCATTCCATATCCATCGGCGTGCCGTAATGGCGCTCGATGACCGCCGCCCAGCGCGCAAGCTGCAGGATTTCATCATCGGAGAGCACAAAGGAATGTCTCTCTCTGGCTGAAGTCTCGACATTGCGGGTGGTGTTGCCAGCGCCGCGCGCGTACACCATCTTCTTCTCTTTTCCGCCGATGGTTTTATTCAGAATCGGTCTCAGGGTCTTGTCCTGCAGCAGCGGCTTGAACACCGTGTAATTGTCCGGCGTCACCGATCCCTGCACGACGTTTTCTCCCAGACCCCAGGCTGCATCGATCACCACCACATCGGGGAAGCCGGTATCGGTATCGATAGAGAACATCACTCCCGCACCGGCCTTGTCCGAGCGCACCATCTTCTGTACCCCCACCGACAAGGCCACCTGCATGTGATCGAAGCCCTTGTTTTCACGGTAGCTGATGGCGCGGTCGGTAAAGAGCGAAGCGTAGCATTTGCGGCAGGCGTCGAGCAGTTCTTCCTCTCCGGTGATGTTGAGAAAGGTTTCCTGCTGCCCGGCAAAGCTGGCATCGGGGAGGTCTTCAGCGGTCGCGCTACTGCGAACCGCCACATCGACCTCCTCTTCGCCACTGCGTCGGCAGAGTTCCCGGTAGGCATCGCGTATGGCGATGGCAGTCTCATCAGGCCATTTTCCTCTTCTGATCATGCGGCGGATCGTATCGCCCGTCTTGTGCAGCGTCTTGTCGCCTTTACGGTATTCCTCAAGTCGCTGACGGATCTTTTCCTCCAGATTATTTTCTGTGATATAGCGACGATAGGCATCCGCAGTGGTCGCAAATCCGTCAGGCACACAGATCCCCTCGGACTTGAGCGTCCTGATCATTTCGCCCAGGGAGGCGTTCTTGCCTCCGACAAGGGCAACGTCTTTATTGTTGAGAGTTTCGAACCAGCGGATCGAATCGTTGCGCTTCGTCATCTGTTTCCTCCTTTAATATCACCTGAACCCGTTATATTTCGTTGTATCAGTCAGATACACTCTGTCAAATCCAGAAACGGCGATTTCGGGGACGTTCTGGTTTTTCCGGCCGGCGCCGGCGGTTCTTGACAAACACCCGACTCACGATAAGTTCTGATCATGTGCGAAATAACTGAAATACACTTTTTCTGCTTTTATTTATGATAACTCAGGAATCGTCATACGGGACTATCACCTCCATCGTCGGGAGTGTTGTGGAAGCTCGCTTCACCAGGGGCGTGCCGGGCATCAACAACCTGCTGATCGCCGGTGAGAACGGGGAGATCCTGGTGGAAGTCGCGCTGCACCTGGATGGCCAGACGGTGCGCGGCAACGCCCTGACACCCACCCGGGGTCTCGCCCTGGGTGCCGCCATCAAGGACACCGGCGAGACACTGAAGGCCCCGGTCGGCACCGAAACACTTGGGCGAATGTTCAACGTTTTCGGTGAAACCATCGACCGCAAAGGTTCTGTCGATGCGCAGGAGCGTCGTTCAATCCACCACAAGGCACCCGGGTTGACGGAGCGCGCCACCGAGTCGGAAATCTTCACCACCGGCATCAAGGCCATCGATGTCCTTTCGCCCCTGGAACGCGGCGGCAAGGCGGGTCTTTTCGGTGGTGCAGGGGTCGGCAAAACCGTACTCATCACCGAGTTGATCCACAATATGGTCGGCGAACACGAGGGCGTTTCAATCTTCTGCGGCATCGGGGAACGCTGCCGCGAAGGCGAAGAACTCTACCGGGAGATGAAGGATGCCGGTGTCCTCGACAACACCGTCATGGTCTTCGGCCAGATGAACGAGCCGCCGGGCAGCCGCTTCCGGGTCGGGCTGACCGCTTTGACCATGGCGGAATATTTTCGAGATGATCGCCGACAGGATGTACTTCTGCTGGTGGACAACATATTCCGCTTCATTCAGGCGGGGATGGAGCTCTCCGGCCTGCTCGGATTGATGCCGTCGCGCCTGGGTTATCAGCCGACGATGGCTTCGGAACTCTCTGCACTGCAGGAGCGCATCACCAATACGGCTCACGCGGCGATCACCTCGATTCAGGCGGTCTATGTGCCTGCCGACGACCTTACCGACCCGGCAGCGGTGCATACGTTCTCGCACCTTTCAGCGTCCATCGTGTTGTCGCGCAAGCGCGCCAGTGAAGGCCTCTATCCCGCGGTGGATCCTCTCCAGTCCAACTCCAAAATGCTTACCCCCCAAGTGGTGGGCGAGCGGCATTACGGGATTGCCCAGGAGATTCGTCGCACCCTGGCATCCTATGAGGATCTCAAAGACATCATCGCCATGCTCGGCATGGAGGAACTCTCCCGCGATGACCGCAAAACCGTTTTCCGCGCTCGCCGCCTTGAGCGGTTTCTGACTCAACCTTTTTTCACCACCGAGCAGTTTACCGGCACGCCGGGCAGATCCGTTTCCCTTGAAGATGCCCTTGATGGCTGCGAGCGCATTCTCAATGACGAATTCAGCGACTTTTCGGAAAAAGCGCTGTACATGATCGGCAAAGTGGATGAGGCGCGGGAAAAAGCACGTAAGGCGTCGAATTCGTCAGATCAGGACAAGGACAAAGGCGAAGGCGAAGGCGAAGACAGGAATCCGCAGGATTCAGATGGCGGAGAGGCGGCATGAAGCTGAGAATATTTCTCCCCACGCGCATTCTTCTTGAAACCGAGGTCGTCAGCGTCACCGCCACGGCATTGAACGGTTCCTTCGGCCTGCGCCCCAACCATATCGATTTTGTCACTGTCCTGGCGCCCGGCCTGCTCAGCTATCTCCCGGCGGAGAACGACGAAGAGAAGTTCGTGGCAGTGGATCGCGGAGTGCTCATCAAACAAGGTCAGGAGGTGCGGGTCTCAGTACGCAACGCCGTTTCCGACGCACCTTTGACGGAGCTGGTGGAAATGGTGGAGGAGCGCTTCGCGGAACTCGATGAACAGGAGCGCCAGGTCAAGACTGCGGTGGCGCGACTGGAAGCTGATTTCCTGCGGCGGTTCATGCAGGTCTGAACCTTCCAACATAAATCAGGACAGAGATTTTGACTGAAGAGAAGAAAAACAGCGACCCCCACGAGGAGTTCCGGCGCAAGGTCAAAGAAACACAGAAGCGCAAGCTGCGCGCCCGGAGCCAGGGGGATCAGGGCGTATGGTTCGGGCTTGGCATGTTCGGGCTGGTGGGCTGGTCGGTGACGATCCCGGCCCTGATTGCCATCGCCGTAGGGGTCTGGATCGACGCCCGCTTCAAGAGTCAGTATTCGTGGACCCTGATGATGCTGGTTATCGGCATCGGCGTCGGATGTTTCAACGCCTGGTACTGGATCTCCCGCGAGCGACAGAGCATCGAAGATCAATTTACCCATGATCAGAAAGAACCACCCAGGCAGGAAAAAAAGAAATGAAGATTGAATTGTGGCAACTGGCGGCCGCCCTTGCGGCGGGAAGCGCCATCGGCTTTTTCTATTTCGGCGGCCTGTGGCTGACAGTGACGCGAATTCCCGTCAGCCGCAATCCGCACCTGCTGCTCATCGGTAGTTTCTTTCTGCGCCTAACCGTCACCCTGGCTGCTTTTTATGCCCTGGTTCCCTGGGGTTGGCAGGCCATGGCTGCCGCTCTGGTCGGTCTGCTGATGACCCGGCAGATACTGACCCGACTCAAGGGAAAGGCGACGGTGACGCGTAATGCGGGCTCTCAGGCAGCCGACAACTTTTAAATCCTTCAATCTCGAGTCTTGATTTTATGGAAATCACCCCGGATGCTTTCATTTACTGGCAGCATGGTTTTGCCAGGCTCAATTCCACCATTGTCGTGACCTGGCTCAATATGGTTCTGCTGGTCGGGGCCTCGGCGTTGGTGACCCTGCGCCTGACCTCCGGTGAAAAACTCGGACGAGGCCAGAACCTGCTGGAAGTGGTGGTGAGCAACATCCGCCAACAAATCAGTGATATGGGACTTAAACCGGTCGATGAGTTCCTCCCCTTCATCGGCACGCTCTTTCTTTTTATCCTGCTGCCGAACGTGCTCTCGGTGGTTCCCGGCTATCGCGCGCCAACGGGTTCACTGTCCACCACGGCCGCCCTGGCGATCTGCGTCTTTGTCGCTGTGCCGATCTGGGGCATCCGGCGTCGGGGGCTGATCGGCTACCTCAAACTCTATATCCAGCCCACCCCTTTCATGCTTCCATTCAACCTCATGGGGGAGCTGTCACGCACTCTGGCCCTGGCAGTGCGCCTGTTCGGCAACATCATGAGCGGGGCCATGATTGCCGGCATTCTGCTGTCTCTCGCCCCCCTGTTCTTCCCCGTCCTGATGAATATCCTGGGTCTGATCACGGGGGTGATCCAGGCTTACATTTTTGCGGTTCTGGCTGCGGTTTACCTGGCAGCTGCCGCCCGGGCGCACCAGGACCAGGAAAAAAAGAGCGAGCAACAACAAGATAAAGGAGGATCATCCCATGGATAGTCTTGGTTGGGTCGCAGTCGCCTCCATCATCAGCAGCGGCTTGTGTATCGGAATCGGCGCCATCGGCCCCGCGCTCGGTGAAGGGCGTGCTCTTGCTCAGGCGCTCCAGGCCATGGCGCAGCAGCCCGATGAAACCAACACCATCACCCGCACCCTGTTCGTCGGCCTGGCGATGGTCGAATCGACAGCGATCTATGCATTTGTGGTGTCGATGATTCTGATCTTCGCCAATCCATTCTGGAACCATTTCCTGGAACAGGCCGGCGGAGGCTGAAATGCTCATCAACTGGTTTACGGTTGTCGCGCAGATCGTCAACTTTCTCATCCTTGTTTTTCTGCTCAAGCGGTTTCTTTACAAGCCGATTGTCAAGCACATGAACGAGCGGGAGGAGAGGATCGCCGCCCGGCTGCAGGAAGCTTCGGAAATGCGCGCCGAGGCCCAGCAGCAGATCGACGAGTTCCGTGAAAAGCAGGAAGAAATGGAGGAGCAGAGTCGGCAAAAGCTGGAAGAAGCAGAAAATGAGGCCCAGTTACGGCGGCAGGAACTCCTAGAACAGGCACGCGACCAGGTCCAAAGCAAGCGTCAGAGCTGGCTTCAGTCCCTGGAGAAAGAAAAGGAAGATTTTGCGCGCGGCCTGAAAAAACGCTCCGCCCAGGAAATTCTGCACTTTGTTCAGCGGGTTCTGCAGGACCTGGCTGATGAACCTCTGAACAACCGGCTGGCTGAAGTCCTGCTGGCACGGATGAAAAAACTCGACGATGAGGTTAAACAGAGACTTTCAAAGGCCGCCGAGGAAGGTGAAATCGAGGTTCGGTCCACCTTCGAACTCGATACCTCCATGAAGGACAAGATCACAGCCGCTTTACGCGAATTCTATGAAAAAGACGCCGAGGTCGCTTACAAGGTAGATCACGAACAACCCCTGGGAGTCGAGGCAAATGCCGGCAGTGTTAAATTCTCTTGGAGCATCGCAGGCTACCTGGATGAACTTGAGAGCCAGGTACTGACCCTGTTCGAAGAAAAAAGTCAGCGAGAAAGCGACGAAAAAGAGGGAAAAGAGAAAACCACCGGCAATCAAGGCAACTCTGACAAGAACAATTCTCCCCAGCAACAGGGAAATGAATGATCCTATGACTGATAAACCATCCCAGTCAGACCAGTGGCTGGATGACATATTCTCGACTCTGGAGCAGAGTCTCGATAATTTTTCGCCGCGTCTGGAACCTCGTATCGTCGGTCGGATAAGTTATGTGGGCAAAGGCATTGCCCGCGTGCGGGGCCTGGCAGGCGTCCAGGGCGAAGAACTCCTGTCATTCCCCGGCAACGCGCTTGGGCTGGCCTTCAATATCAACGTCCGCGAAATCGGCGTCGTCATGCTTGACGATTACGATCACCTGGGCGCGGGAGACGAGGTCCACCGCACCGGCCGTGTCCTCGATGTCCCGGTGGGGGAAGAGCTGATCGGCCGCGTGGTCGATCCCAGCGGCCGGGTCCGCGACAGCAAGGGTCCACTGCGCTTTCGCGAACGACGTGCAGTGGAGCGGCCCGCCCCTGAAATCATGGACCGGGCCCCCGTGACTGTACCACTGATGACAGGCCTCAAGGCAATCGATGCGTTGATTCCCATTGGACGCGGGCAGCGCGAGTTGATCCTCGGAGACCGCCAGACAGGAAAAACAGCCATCGCCATCGATACGATCATCAACCAGAAAGGCAAGGGGGTGCTCTGTGTCTACTGCGCCATCGGCCAGCGCGCTTCGAGCGTTGCGCGAGTCATCGCAGACCTTGAGCAACGAGGTGCCATGGACTATACCACTGTCGTGACCGTTGAGGGCGATGATGCCCCGGGCCTGCGGTTCATTGCACCTTATGCCGCGACCACCATGGCGGAATATTTCATGGAGCAGGGCGAGGACGTGCTGGTCGTCTACGACGACCTCACCCATCACGCCCGGTCCTACCGCGAACTCTCACTGCTGTTGCGCCGCCCGCCCGGACGGGAAGCCTTCCCTGGCGACATATTCTATATTCATTCGCGCCTGCTTGAACGCTCGACCCATCTGCGCGACGAACTCGGCGGCGGGTCACTGACCGCCCTACCCATCATTGAAACCGAGGCCCAGAATATCTCCGCCTACATCCCGACCAACCTGATTTCCATCACCGACGGCCAGATCTATCTGTCGCCAGGGTTGTTCCGCAAAGGCGTTCTGCCGCCCATCGATATCGG
Protein-coding sequences here:
- a CDS encoding F0F1 ATP synthase subunit delta, which gives rise to MLINWFTVVAQIVNFLILVFLLKRFLYKPIVKHMNEREERIAARLQEASEMRAEAQQQIDEFREKQEEMEEQSRQKLEEAENEAQLRRQELLEQARDQVQSKRQSWLQSLEKEKEDFARGLKKRSAQEILHFVQRVLQDLADEPLNNRLAEVLLARMKKLDDEVKQRLSKAAEEGEIEVRSTFELDTSMKDKITAALREFYEKDAEVAYKVDHEQPLGVEANAGSVKFSWSIAGYLDELESQVLTLFEEKSQRESDEKEGKEKTTGNQGNSDKNNSPQQQGNE
- a CDS encoding F0F1 ATP synthase subunit A, with the translated sequence MEITPDAFIYWQHGFARLNSTIVVTWLNMVLLVGASALVTLRLTSGEKLGRGQNLLEVVVSNIRQQISDMGLKPVDEFLPFIGTLFLFILLPNVLSVVPGYRAPTGSLSTTAALAICVFVAVPIWGIRRRGLIGYLKLYIQPTPFMLPFNLMGELSRTLALAVRLFGNIMSGAMIAGILLSLAPLFFPVLMNILGLITGVIQAYIFAVLAAVYLAAAARAHQDQEKKSEQQQDKGGSSHG
- a CDS encoding F0F1 ATP synthase subunit epsilon translates to MKLRIFLPTRILLETEVVSVTATALNGSFGLRPNHIDFVTVLAPGLLSYLPAENDEEKFVAVDRGVLIKQGQEVRVSVRNAVSDAPLTELVEMVEERFAELDEQERQVKTAVARLEADFLRRFMQV
- a CDS encoding AtpZ/AtpI family protein; its protein translation is MTEEKKNSDPHEEFRRKVKETQKRKLRARSQGDQGVWFGLGMFGLVGWSVTIPALIAIAVGVWIDARFKSQYSWTLMMLVIGIGVGCFNAWYWISRERQSIEDQFTHDQKEPPRQEKKK
- a CDS encoding alternate F1F0 ATPase, F1 subunit alpha, with the translated sequence MTDKPSQSDQWLDDIFSTLEQSLDNFSPRLEPRIVGRISYVGKGIARVRGLAGVQGEELLSFPGNALGLAFNINVREIGVVMLDDYDHLGAGDEVHRTGRVLDVPVGEELIGRVVDPSGRVRDSKGPLRFRERRAVERPAPEIMDRAPVTVPLMTGLKAIDALIPIGRGQRELILGDRQTGKTAIAIDTIINQKGKGVLCVYCAIGQRASSVARVIADLEQRGAMDYTTVVTVEGDDAPGLRFIAPYAATTMAEYFMEQGEDVLVVYDDLTHHARSYRELSLLLRRPPGREAFPGDIFYIHSRLLERSTHLRDELGGGSLTALPIIETEAQNISAYIPTNLISITDGQIYLSPGLFRKGVLPPIDIGMSVSRVGGKTQFPAYRAVAGDLRLTYSQFEELEAFSRFGTRLDEDTRKTLERGKRIRSVLKQPQYAPLPAAEQIIVLLAVNEGIFDSVPDDKLMEAETLIRDGLQHILKIADKIENGEKLTDEDLATLRQTASEAIADLVIDSENHSEAE
- a CDS encoding F0F1 ATP synthase subunit C; this translates as MDSLGWVAVASIISSGLCIGIGAIGPALGEGRALAQALQAMAQQPDETNTITRTLFVGLAMVESTAIYAFVVSMILIFANPFWNHFLEQAGGG
- a CDS encoding ATP synthase subunit I, translating into MKIELWQLAAALAAGSAIGFFYFGGLWLTVTRIPVSRNPHLLLIGSFFLRLTVTLAAFYALVPWGWQAMAAALVGLLMTRQILTRLKGKATVTRNAGSQAADNF